A single window of Modestobacter italicus DNA harbors:
- a CDS encoding N-acetylmuramoyl-L-alanine amidase: MDVLRPGSTGPVVAEVQAVLRSLALLDGEPVAAPEYDQATELAVRHFQQVRGLSVDGRVGDETYRALNEARWSLGDRLLRYDPEHPARGDDVRRLQELLLELGYDAGRADGILGAETESGLRSFQRDYGLTADGTCGPATLRALKQLGRRVTGGRPQLLRQSASMVESGSHLIGRVIVIDPGHGGGDTGYTAGETTEADLVFDLASRIEGRLAAAGATVYLTRGRTGDPVVGDRTAFANETRADLFLSLHMEAHGSAHARGVASYYYGTGSGASSTVGEEFANLVRREVIARTGMLDCGSHPKTWDILRMTRMPAVRIDCGYLSHPVDRLLLLDARTRSTVAQAVVAAVQRLFLPADADPATGTFLLPPRLSSPTA, encoded by the coding sequence CGGTCGCTCGCGCTGCTCGACGGCGAGCCCGTCGCGGCCCCCGAGTACGACCAGGCGACCGAGCTCGCCGTCCGGCACTTCCAGCAGGTCCGCGGGCTGTCCGTCGACGGCCGGGTGGGCGACGAGACCTACCGGGCGCTGAACGAGGCGCGCTGGTCGCTGGGCGACCGGCTGCTGCGCTACGACCCGGAGCACCCGGCCCGCGGCGACGACGTCCGCCGGCTGCAGGAGCTGCTCCTCGAGCTCGGCTACGACGCCGGCCGCGCCGACGGCATCCTGGGCGCCGAGACCGAGTCCGGGCTGCGCAGCTTCCAGCGCGACTACGGCCTGACCGCCGACGGCACCTGCGGTCCGGCCACCCTGCGCGCGCTCAAGCAGCTCGGCCGCCGGGTCACCGGCGGTCGCCCGCAGCTGCTCCGGCAGAGCGCCTCGATGGTGGAGTCCGGCTCGCACCTGATCGGCCGGGTCATCGTCATCGACCCCGGTCACGGCGGCGGGGACACCGGCTACACCGCGGGGGAGACCACCGAGGCCGACCTCGTCTTCGACCTGGCCTCCCGGATCGAGGGCCGACTGGCCGCCGCGGGCGCCACCGTCTACCTGACCCGCGGCCGCACCGGCGACCCCGTCGTCGGCGACCGGACGGCGTTCGCCAACGAGACCCGCGCCGACCTGTTCCTCTCCCTGCACATGGAGGCGCACGGCTCGGCGCACGCCCGGGGCGTGGCCAGCTACTACTACGGCACCGGGTCCGGGGCGAGCTCCACGGTGGGCGAGGAGTTCGCCAACCTGGTCCGGCGCGAGGTCATCGCCCGCACCGGGATGCTCGACTGCGGCTCGCACCCCAAGACCTGGGACATCCTGCGGATGACCCGGATGCCCGCCGTCCGGATCGACTGCGGCTACCTGTCGCACCCGGTCGACCGGCTGCTGCTGCTCGACGCCCGCACCCGGAGCACGGTGGCGCAGGCCGTGGTCGCCGCCGTCCAGCGGCTGTTCCTGCCCGCCGACGCCGACCCGGCGACCGGCACGTTCCTGCTGCCGCCGCGGTTGAGCTCGCCCACCGCGTGA